GGCTTTATCGAGGACGTCTTGCTCCCGCTCGGACGGCTTCCCAAGCTTCTTGAAGCATGCCTCGGAGAGATACACGTGACATGTCGAGCACTGCGCGCAGCCATCGCAGGCCCCATCCATCTCCAGCCTCGCCACGTCGCGAATCGCATGCATCAGAGACATGCCGACTGGCGCCTCGAAGTCGCACGGAGTGCCATCCCGTGTCCTGGCACAGACCTTCACCTTGCCAGGTATGTTGTACAATACACGCGAGGTGCAAAGAGCGCCGGCAAGGGCCATAGTTGGCCTCAGCAAGACGCCAGTGGTGAGCAGCGGAGAATAACTCCTCATCGTAACAGGGATCAATGATCGCCTCAACCGCAGAACGGGGGTGGTAGGTGCACGACGAGCGCGAATCTCACGCGGTTGGGGTGGCCGCCTAGCGTCTATAACGCGGCGtgccagctcctccgcgaAAAACTTGAAAGAGCCGTCCTTCCCTCGCGCAGTGATCGCACGCAGGACGGAATGGGGAAGAAACAGCAGGATggaagaggcggcagtggaTGGAAAAGAGGGGGTAATGCAAGCCGATGCAGTATCCGAAGGCGTAGGCGATGGGACCTGAGTGCTTCTGCTGAGGTCGGGTACCTTCTTCGCATTTTGGCAGAGGCTCTGAGTAGGAcgacgcacacaagcgcaacAGTCACCTTACCAGTGTTGCCGCTGACCAACGCATCGTCGTCACGTTGGCTGAGCTGCTGTGTATGCGTGATGTCATTGCCTCACACACGTTGTTGGTGATCAAGATGTGCTCTCCGTTTGTCGACGGTGGCGCTCCATGCTAGCCAGAGCACAGTCAGTTCTTGGAAGGCCGTCTCGTCGTTGTTCGACGTCAACGACGCCCTCGCTGTACCAGCGGAGCACCACGCCGAAACTTCGAGAGGAGAATCACAAGTCCGTGAAGGCCACCAGACCCAACAAACACATCCGCCACAGTATCGATGCTGTGCACACCAAAGAGAAACGCTGCTCGTCCAGACGACATA
This window of the Leishmania donovani BPK282A1 complete genome, chromosome 31 genome carries:
- a CDS encoding adrenodoxin-like protein, translating into MRSYSPLLTTGVLLRPTMALAGALCTSRVLYNIPGKVKVCARTRDGTPCDFEAPVGMSLMHAIRDVARLEMDGACDGCAQCSTCHVYLSEACFKKLGKPSEREQDVLDKALDLRDTSRLACQITLTPAMNGLEVVLPKNVTNLLL